Proteins encoded in a region of the Podarcis muralis chromosome 2, rPodMur119.hap1.1, whole genome shotgun sequence genome:
- the LOC114592181 gene encoding uncharacterized protein LOC114592181: protein MEEGIRDPRLGQAGRFLSGVGTQLVKGELDEDLVQHWEWQKSQEGTGSERGKSQVPGFVGRDDVALSSASLKAVADGNRGPRGKLESQTLLGLVGKVPRSQSSPLSVEGGVLEKERQRQRFRQFCYREDEGPREVLRKLQDLCRRWLKPDSRTKEQILELVILEQFLDILPLEMQGWVRGDGPETCAKAVALAEDFLLWKEEVEMQERRISEPFKKATGPPKAKLASSEITKARPYMEEKPVGDGGPHLPLGHRQVAKNEEKPLEPGALTQAELSGGSLDKAKWDFPPFPQVENVPKSQQRADRKEGSYPGWREGGGGEKLIWERDGNNLLNRNTFQEREHKDKNTRMSPGCGKSFSQTLDFQNTQTEKKLRQCTDGAKSWTSTPQQENIQGEEEDCGTSLGGKAHLSDHQIIPAGEKPYKCSECGHNFNQDSDLTGNGLHICSSCGESFISSSAPSKQEGAQTGEKPSKFSESEKEFSQPADPQQEEKPYACTDCGKNFSFRSSLVRHQRLHTGEKPYKCLDCGKNFSQSSNLLNHQRIHTGEKPYSCTDCGKSFSNSSSLTSHERTHRGDKPYKCSSCGKNFSCHSVLRIHERIHTGEKPYECLECGKSFSRREFLIGHQRTHTGEKPYECLECGKSFSQRSNLINHQRSHTGEKPFECTDCGKRFSHKASLLKHERNHLHGLTLERGSSRVEATLHVAEST, encoded by the exons ATGGAGGAAGGAATAAGAGACCCTCGTCTCGGCCAGGCTGGGAGGTTTCTGTCTGGCGTCGGCACACAGCTGGTTAAAGGGGAGCTAGATGAAGACTTGGTCCAGCATTGGGAGTGGCAGAAATCCCAGGAGGGAACTGGCTCAGAGAGAGGCAAATCCCAGGTGCCTGGATTTGTAGGCCGGGACGACGTGGCGTTATCTTCAGCATCGCTGAAGGCCGTCGCCGACGGCAACCGTGGGCCGAGAGGAAAGCTGGAGTCTCAGACCTTGCTGGGTCTCGTTGGGAAAGTCCCCAGAAGTCAGAGTTCTCCACTGAGCGTGGAAGGAGGGGTTCTGGAAAAGGAGAGGCAACGCCAGCGATTCAGGCAATTCTGCTACCGGGAGGACGAGGGACCCCGGGAGGTTTTGCGGAAGCTCCAGGATCTGTGCCGCCGGTGGCTGAAGCCTGATTCTCGTACgaaggagcagatcctggagctggtgattctggagcagttcctggacATTCTGCCCTTAGAAATGCAGGGCTGGGTTAGGGGCGATGGCCCTGAGACCTGCGCCaaggcggtggccctggcagaAGATTTCTTGCTTTGGAAGGAGGAGGTCGAGATGCAGGAGCGTCGG ATTTCAGAGCCATTTAAGAAGGCAACCGGTCCCCCCAAAGCCAAACTCGCCTCTTCGGAGATTACGAAGGCACGGCCCTACATGGAAGAGAAGCCAGTGGGTGATGGAGGCCCCCACCTGCCACTAG GGCACAGGCAAGTGGCCAAAAATGAGGAGAAGCCTCTTGAACCAGGAGCATTGACGCAGGCGGAACTTTCTGGTGGCTCATTGGACAAAGCCAAATgggatttccccccatttcctcaaGTGGAAAATGTGCCGAAAAGTCAGCAAAGGGCAGACAGGAAGGAGGGAAGCTACCCAGggtggagagaaggaggaggaggagaaaaattgATTTGGGAGAGAGATGGTAACAATCTCCTAAATCGTAACACCTTCCAGGAGAGAGAGCACAAGGACAAGAATACGAGGATGAGCCCTggctgtggaaaaagcttcagccaAACCCTTGATTTCCAGAATACACAAACTGAGAAAAAGCTACGCCAGTGTACAGATGGTGCAAAAAGTTGGACATCAACCCCTCAGCAGGAGAACAtccaaggagaagaagaggattGTGGAACCAGCTTGGGTGGGAAAGCACATCTTAGTGATCATCAGATAATCCctgcaggagagaaaccctataagtGCTCTGAATGCGGACACAACTTCAACCAGGACTCTGATCTTACTGGAAATGGTCTTCATATATGTTCCAGTTGTGGGGAAAGCTTTATTTCCAGCTCAGCCCCCAGTAAACAAGAGGGAGCTCAGACCGGAGAGAAACCGTCTAAATTCTCAGAAAGTGAAAAAGAATTCTCACAGCCCGCCGATCCTCAACAGGAGGAGAAGCCGTATGCATGTACAGACTGCGGAAAAAACTTCAGCTTTAGGTCAAGCCTTGTTCGTCACCAGAGGCTTCACACTGGAGAGAAACCGTATAAGTGTTTAGACTGCGGGAAGAATTTCAGCCAGAGCTCGAACCTTCTTaatcatcagagaatccacacgggagagaagccgtacAGCTGCACAGACTGCGGGAAATCGTTCAGCAACAGCTCGAGCCTGACGTCGCACGAGAGAACGCACAGAGGAGATAAACCTTACAAGTGCTCCAGCTGCGGGAAGAACTTCAGTTGCCACTCGGTTCTTAGGATCCACGAAAGAATTCACACGGGCGAAAAGCCGTACGAGTGCCtggagtgcgggaaaagcttcagccGCAGAGAATTCCTCATCGGCCACCAGAGGActcacacgggcgagaagccgtacGAGTGTTTggaatgcgggaagagcttcagccagagatCAAACCTTATTAATCATCAGAGAagccacacgggagagaaaccgtTTGAGTGCACAGACTGTGGGAAAAGGTTTAGTCATAAAGCATCCCTCCTTAAACACGAGAGGAACCATCTACATGGCCTGACACTGGAAAGGGGTTCATCCAGAGTCGAAGCCACCTTGCACGTGGCAGAAAGCACATAA